A stretch of the Manis pentadactyla isolate mManPen7 chromosome 16, mManPen7.hap1, whole genome shotgun sequence genome encodes the following:
- the STK38 gene encoding serine/threonine-protein kinase 38 isoform X1, whose protein sequence is MAMTGSTPCSSMSNHTKERVTMTKVTLENFYSNLIAQHEEREMRQKKLEKVMEEEGLKDEEKQLRRSAHARKETEFLRLKRTRLGLEDFESLKVIGRGAFGEVRLVQKKDTGHVYAMKILRKADMLEKEQVGHIRAERDILVEADSLWVVKMFYSFQDKLNLYLIMEFLPGGDMMTLLMKKDTLTEEETQFYIAETVLAIDSIHQLGFIHRDIKPDNLLLDSKGHVKLSDFGLCTGLKKAHRTEFYRNLNHSLPSDFTFQNMNSKRKAETWKRNRRQLAFSTVGTPDYIAPEVFMQTGYNKLCDWWSLGVIMYEMLIGYPPFCSETPQETYKKVMNWKETLTFPPEVPISEKAKDLILRFCCEWEHRIGAPGVEEIKSNSFFEGVDWEHIRERPAAISIEIKSIDDTSNFDEFPESDILKPTVVTSNHPEADYKNKDWVFINYTYKRFEGLTARGAIPSYMKVAK, encoded by the exons acaaaagaagttagaaaaagtgATGGAAGAAGAAGGCCTAAAAGATGAAGAG AAGCAACTCAGGAGATCAGCACATGCTCGAAAGGAAACAGAGTTTCTTCGTTTGAAGAGAACAAGACTTGGACTGGAAGATTTTGAGTCCTTAAAAGTAATAGGCAGAGGAGCATTTGGTGAG GTGCGGCTTGTTCAAAAGAAAGACACAGGGCATGTGTATGCAATGAAAATACTACGTAAAGCAGATATGCTTGAAAAAGAGCAG GTTGGCCACATTCGTGCGGAGCGTGACATTCTAGTGGAGGCAGACAGTTTGTGGGTTGTGAAAATGttctatagttttcaggataAGCTAAACCTCTACCTAATCATGGAGTTCCTGCCTGGAG GGGACATGATGACGCTGTTGATGAAAAAAGACACCCTGACAGAAGAAGAGACTCAGTTCTATATAGCAGAAACAGTATTAGCCATAGATTCCATTCATCAGCTTGGATTCATCCACAGAGACATCAAACCAGACAACCTTCTCCTGGACAGCAAG GGCCATGTGAAACTTTCTGACTTTGGCCTTTGCACAGGACTAAAAAAAGCACATAGGACAGAATTTTATAGGAATCTGAACCACAGCCTCCCCAGTGATTTCA CTTTCCAGAACATGAATTCCAAAAGGAAAGCAGAAACCTGGAAAAGAAATAGACGTCAGCTA GCCTTCTCCACAGTAGGCACTCCTGACTACATTGCTCCTGAAGTGTTCATGCAGACCGGGTACAACAAGCTCTGTGATTGGTGGTCGCTTGGGGTGATCATGTATGAGATGCTCATCG GCTACCCACCTTTCTGTTCTGAGACCCCTCAAGAGACATATAAGAAGGTGATGAACTGGAAAGAAACTCTGACTTTTCCTCCAGAAGTTCCTATTTCTGAGAAAGCCAAGGATCTAATTTTGAG ATTCTGCTGTGAATGGGAACATAGAATTGGAGCCCCTGGAGTTGAGGAAATCAAAAGTAATTCTTTCTTTGAAGGCGTTGACTGGGAACATATCAG AGAGAGACCTGCTGCAATATCAATTGAAATCAAAAGTATTGATGATACCTCAAACTTCGATGAATTTCCAGAATCTGATATTCTTAAGCCAACAG TGGTAACAAGCAACCACCCTGAGGctgactataagaacaaagactGGGTCTTCATCAATTACACCTACAAGCGCTTCGAGGGCCTGACGGCACGGGGGGCAATACCTTCCTACATGAAAGTGGCAAAATAG